A single region of the Biomaibacter acetigenes genome encodes:
- a CDS encoding carbohydrate ABC transporter permease yields MRKIDFGEKLSNTLYLPFAFLAMVAMIIPVYILFKVSVSSPQEILTAHPSFLIRSFTFNHWRQILRSGGLWAPLTKSFLVATITTAAAVVIAAPAAYVIARMPSKIKYAIVLSLFLLRMFPEVAIALSISVQFLKWNLIDTNIGLVMAHLILNLPFAAWILVGTFETIPKDLEEAALVDGAGKVMSLLKIIMPLAMPGIAVAAMFVWLNSWNEFTYALYLTMSKRTLPLQTYYYVVRGGWFDAATYATILMIPVLLVTFFLQRYMKGGYLSGAVKG; encoded by the coding sequence ATGAGGAAGATTGATTTTGGAGAAAAGCTTTCCAATACTTTATACCTACCCTTCGCCTTTTTGGCCATGGTGGCCATGATCATACCCGTATATATTCTCTTTAAGGTGTCAGTGAGTTCTCCCCAGGAGATTTTGACCGCTCATCCTTCATTTCTTATAAGAAGTTTTACTTTTAATCATTGGAGGCAGATTTTAAGATCAGGAGGATTATGGGCTCCTTTAACAAAAAGTTTCCTGGTGGCTACCATTACTACCGCTGCAGCAGTGGTAATAGCTGCTCCGGCAGCTTATGTAATAGCCCGGATGCCTTCCAAAATCAAATACGCCATCGTGCTTTCACTGTTTCTCTTGAGAATGTTTCCTGAAGTGGCCATAGCGCTGTCTATTTCGGTACAGTTTTTAAAGTGGAATCTCATTGATACAAATATAGGACTTGTTATGGCTCACCTCATTTTAAACCTGCCCTTTGCCGCATGGATCCTGGTGGGAACTTTTGAGACTATTCCAAAAGATTTAGAAGAGGCTGCTCTGGTGGATGGAGCGGGAAAAGTCATGTCACTTTTAAAGATAATCATGCCTCTGGCCATGCCGGGCATTGCGGTGGCAGCCATGTTTGTATGGCTTAACTCCTGGAATGAGTTTACCTATGCACTGTATCTTACCATGTCTAAAAGGACTCTTCCACTTCAAACATATTATTATGTGGTGAGAGGGGGGTGGTTTGACGCAGCTACTTACGCCACCATTCTTATGATACCGGTTTTGCTGGTAACATTCTTTTTGCAGAGGTACATGAAGGGGGGATATCTATCGGGAGCCGTTAAAGGTTAA
- a CDS encoding bifunctional 5,10-methylenetetrahydrofolate dehydrogenase/5,10-methenyltetrahydrofolate cyclohydrolase gives MATLLKGKEVAEALKQKLTVEVENLKQKGITPGLSIVIVGDRADSAAYIKGAVKRCTEIGIDCRVEELPGDMSQKDFIDDLHRLNNDPAVNGILIMRPLPSQISENAVKYEISPEKDVDCMSPVNVSKIMSGEDGGFAPCTPSAVMEILHHYGIEPEGKRVVVIGRSMVVGRPLSMMLLKEHATITVCHTKTRDLAEETRRAEILVAAAGKARMVKKDMVSKDAIVIDVGINFDEDGKMCGDVDFDEVNPVAGMITPVPGGVGAVTSTILAKHVIEACKVSSLKTMKFMCPKY, from the coding sequence ATGGCAACCCTTCTGAAAGGCAAAGAAGTGGCGGAAGCCTTAAAACAAAAGCTTACCGTCGAAGTGGAAAATTTAAAACAAAAAGGCATTACCCCGGGTCTTTCCATAGTCATAGTGGGAGATAGGGCCGACTCCGCCGCATATATAAAAGGTGCGGTAAAAAGGTGCACCGAAATAGGTATTGATTGCAGAGTAGAGGAACTACCAGGTGATATGTCTCAGAAGGACTTTATTGATGACCTGCACCGATTAAACAATGATCCTGCCGTAAACGGCATATTGATAATGAGGCCTCTTCCCTCCCAGATATCCGAAAACGCGGTGAAATACGAGATATCTCCGGAAAAAGATGTAGACTGCATGAGTCCCGTAAACGTAAGCAAAATCATGAGTGGTGAAGATGGAGGATTTGCTCCCTGCACACCCTCGGCGGTGATGGAGATACTTCACCATTACGGCATAGAACCCGAGGGTAAAAGAGTGGTGGTCATAGGTAGGAGCATGGTGGTAGGTAGACCACTTTCCATGATGCTTTTAAAGGAACATGCCACCATCACCGTGTGCCATACTAAGACTCGCGACCTTGCCGAGGAGACCCGCAGGGCGGAAATACTGGTGGCTGCCGCCGGCAAAGCCAGAATGGTAAAAAAAGACATGGTATCGAAGGATGCCATAGTCATCGATGTAGGCATAAACTTCGATGAAGACGGCAAGATGTGTGGTGACGTGGATTTTGATGAAGTAAACCCGGTGGCAGGTATGATAACGCCGGTGCCCGGCGGTGTGGGAGCAGTTACCTCCACTATTCTGGCAAAACACGTAATCGAAGCTTGTAAGGTGTCAAGTTTAAAAACAATGAAGTTTATGTGCCCGAAGTATTAA
- a CDS encoding carbohydrate ABC transporter permease produces the protein MIAPLLLYILGFTLYPIINTVIMGFQDSVTGIFTLENYREIVGKVEFKSALFNTVAFALMSLTMEMVAAMGIALVLKRKFRGRGLLRSLLLVPMGVPTLVSGVAMTYIFNIHGYLNEMLWRLHIINIPVDWAGGGFKTLMMVSFADMWKVTPMVILILLAGLESIPGEVYEAAGIDGATAWQTFRNVTLPLLKPSITMALVLRGIDAFRVFELMLVLAGRTMPVISTFAYDEYNTYSNAYSSAAASTILVVIIAVFITAYLKIVSSGEER, from the coding sequence ATGATTGCTCCCCTATTACTTTATATTTTAGGGTTTACTCTTTATCCCATCATCAACACAGTTATCATGGGCTTTCAGGATTCCGTTACGGGAATTTTTACCCTGGAAAATTACAGAGAAATCGTTGGAAAAGTAGAATTCAAAAGCGCTCTTTTTAATACCGTAGCTTTTGCTTTAATGAGCCTTACTATGGAAATGGTTGCCGCTATGGGCATAGCTCTCGTCTTAAAAAGGAAGTTTAGGGGCAGAGGATTGTTGCGCTCCCTGCTGTTGGTGCCCATGGGGGTACCTACGCTGGTATCGGGCGTAGCCATGACCTATATATTCAATATACATGGATACCTCAATGAAATGCTGTGGCGCCTGCATATCATTAACATTCCGGTAGATTGGGCCGGCGGCGGATTTAAAACTCTGATGATGGTTTCTTTCGCAGATATGTGGAAGGTGACGCCCATGGTCATCCTCATCCTGCTGGCAGGCCTTGAAAGCATTCCGGGAGAAGTTTACGAGGCGGCCGGAATCGATGGTGCCACTGCCTGGCAGACCTTCAGAAACGTGACCCTGCCGCTTTTAAAGCCCTCCATTACCATGGCTCTGGTGTTGAGAGGTATCGACGCCTTCAGAGTGTTTGAATTGATGCTGGTGCTGGCCGGAAGGACCATGCCGGTTATTTCCACCTTTGCCTATGATGAATACAACACTTACTCCAACGCATACTCTTCAGCGGCGGCATCCACCATCCTTGTTGTCATCATTGCCGTATTTATCACGGCCTATTTGAAAATAGTAAGTTCCGGGGAGGAGCGTTGA
- a CDS encoding ABC transporter substrate-binding protein — protein MKFDKITVKFIPDGFTRVGELESGNADIVINVPLENIEKLEQNKDVQLFKYLQTGVDFIAINTQVEPLNDIRIRTAMALAINSLEKGRASC, from the coding sequence ATGAAGTTTGACAAAATCACTGTAAAATTCATTCCCGACGGTTTTACCCGAGTAGGAGAACTTGAATCGGGCAACGCGGATATTGTTATAAACGTTCCACTGGAGAATATAGAAAAACTTGAGCAAAATAAAGACGTCCAGCTTTTTAAATACCTCCAGACGGGTGTGGATTTTATAGCTATTAACACTCAGGTTGAACCCTTGAATGACATTAGAATCAGAACTGCCATGGCCCTGGCCATAAATTCACTGGAGAAAGGCCGGGCCTCGTGCTGA
- a CDS encoding LacI family DNA-binding transcriptional regulator translates to MPDIKDVAKLANVSIATVSRAFNNKPDVSEKTKKKIFDIAKQIGYEPSIPARTLTKRKTNILGLIVPDISNPYYGEVVRGIEDTCHIYSYNVILCNADNRREKEFQYIDILKNRWVDGIIFHSDYFLKEHFEAFKSKNIPVVLAGRATELDTAYVAIDNFKAAYDAVNYLISLGHERIGIIHGPLDGMKETVDSVARLMGYRKALEEAGLNVYDELHMEADFKAKGAFLAAKKMLEGRIKPTAIFAISDMMAMGAINAIYDSGLRCPEDISVMGFDNIDLCEVTRPALTTIAQPMYEIGAIAARMLIKMIENRETGSIQPKKIILDHKLMIRDSCSRIKN, encoded by the coding sequence TTGCCTGATATAAAAGATGTCGCAAAATTGGCAAATGTATCAATAGCCACCGTTTCCAGGGCTTTCAACAACAAGCCCGATGTAAGTGAAAAGACTAAAAAAAAGATATTTGATATAGCAAAGCAAATAGGATATGAACCCAGCATCCCGGCTCGTACCCTGACTAAAAGAAAAACCAATATTCTGGGGCTTATCGTGCCGGATATTTCAAACCCCTATTACGGGGAGGTAGTCAGAGGGATTGAGGATACCTGCCACATATACAGTTATAATGTAATATTGTGCAATGCCGACAACCGTCGAGAAAAGGAATTCCAGTACATCGACATATTAAAAAACCGCTGGGTGGACGGTATAATATTTCATAGCGACTATTTTTTAAAAGAGCATTTTGAGGCGTTTAAATCCAAGAATATCCCCGTTGTCCTGGCCGGCAGAGCTACGGAGCTGGATACGGCTTATGTGGCCATAGATAATTTTAAAGCCGCTTACGATGCAGTAAATTACCTGATTTCCCTGGGCCATGAGCGTATAGGTATCATCCACGGGCCTCTGGACGGCATGAAAGAAACCGTAGACAGTGTGGCAAGGCTCATGGGATATAGAAAAGCCCTTGAAGAGGCGGGGCTGAATGTGTATGACGAGCTTCACATGGAAGCCGATTTTAAGGCAAAAGGAGCTTTTTTGGCTGCAAAAAAAATGCTGGAAGGCAGGATAAAACCCACAGCCATTTTTGCCATAAGCGATATGATGGCCATGGGTGCCATCAATGCCATATATGACAGCGGCTTAAGATGCCCGGAGGATATATCGGTCATGGGATTTGACAATATAGACTTGTGTGAGGTCACGAGACCGGCTCTAACTACAATTGCTCAGCCCATGTATGAAATCGGAGCCATAGCTGCCAGAATGCTCATTAAAATGATTGAAAACCGAGAAACAGGCAGCATACAACCTAAAAAAATTATTTTAGATCATAAACTGATGATCAGAGATTCCTGTAGTCGAATAAAAAATTAA
- a CDS encoding 6-phosphofructokinase yields MTRNVLFAQSGGPTAVINASCYGIIKEAKKSGGKIYAARYGVEGLMKENLIEMTDIDDMTLEVLRYSPSSAFGSCRHKLKEDEFETVFKIFDKYNIGYFFYIGGNDSMTTANKLSKYALKVGYDIKAVGIPKTIDNDLPITDFCPGYGSAAKYVAASVKEMALDSDVYDKGIITIVEIMGRDSGFLTAASALAKDKVIDSPHLIYLPEMPFDENEFLKDVERAYSKKKKVFITASEGLKNKDGQYAYLRESSADAFNNMQMGGIGKYLEHLVKTNVEKRVKAVELSILQRSAAHIASRVDNDVAVMVGSDGVKYAMDGMTDIMVSIVRTEGGFKTSPVPLGDIAGKIKTFPLEWIDKYNRWVTREAIDYMLPLVQGEARVPYEKGLPKYVRFI; encoded by the coding sequence ATGACCCGGAATGTCCTTTTTGCCCAGTCGGGAGGACCCACAGCAGTCATTAATGCCAGCTGCTACGGAATCATCAAAGAAGCCAAGAAGAGCGGCGGGAAGATCTATGCGGCAAGATACGGTGTTGAAGGTCTCATGAAAGAAAACCTCATTGAAATGACGGATATCGACGATATGACTCTGGAGGTGCTGCGCTATTCTCCCTCATCGGCTTTCGGCTCCTGCCGTCACAAGCTGAAAGAAGATGAGTTTGAGACTGTTTTTAAAATCTTTGACAAATACAATATAGGTTATTTCTTCTATATAGGTGGCAATGATTCCATGACCACCGCCAATAAGCTGTCAAAGTACGCACTGAAAGTAGGATATGACATCAAGGCCGTAGGAATTCCCAAAACCATAGATAATGACCTGCCCATTACCGATTTTTGCCCGGGTTACGGCAGTGCTGCAAAGTACGTTGCCGCTTCTGTGAAAGAGATGGCCCTAGATTCAGATGTGTATGACAAAGGTATCATCACCATTGTGGAAATTATGGGTCGGGACAGCGGCTTTTTGACCGCAGCCAGCGCCCTGGCAAAAGATAAAGTGATAGATTCGCCCCACCTCATTTATCTTCCGGAAATGCCTTTTGATGAAAATGAATTTTTAAAGGATGTAGAAAGGGCTTACAGTAAAAAGAAAAAAGTGTTTATTACCGCATCGGAAGGACTGAAAAACAAAGATGGACAATATGCATATTTGAGAGAGAGTTCTGCCGATGCCTTCAACAACATGCAGATGGGAGGTATAGGCAAATACCTGGAGCATCTGGTCAAAACCAACGTGGAAAAACGGGTAAAAGCCGTGGAGCTCAGCATCCTCCAGAGGAGCGCCGCCCATATCGCCTCCAGGGTAGACAACGACGTAGCGGTCATGGTGGGAAGCGACGGAGTAAAATATGCCATGGACGGCATGACCGACATCATGGTATCCATTGTAAGGACCGAAGGCGGGTTTAAAACATCTCCGGTTCCCCTGGGTGACATTGCCGGTAAGATAAAGACATTCCCCCTGGAATGGATCGATAAATATAACCGCTGGGTAACCCGGGAAGCCATTGATTATATGCTTCCTCTGGTGCAGGGAGAAGCCCGGGTGCCCTATGAAAAGGGCTTGCCGAAATACGTAAGATTCATATAG
- the ligA gene encoding NAD-dependent DNA ligase LigA, with the protein MDKGKAEARIKDLREKINYHNKQYYVYDNPVISDAEYDKLMRELESLEREFPEFVTPDSPTQRVGGEPLPAFRQVTHRVPMMSLADAFDEGELKDFHRRVTEAVGQDVEYVVELKIDGLAISLTYENGLLITAATRGDGVVGEDVTQNIKTIKSVPLRLDFPEDKKPSIIEVRGEVYLPKEGFRKLNEEREDMELPLFANPRNAAAGSLRQLDPKITASRPLSTFMYALGHVEGVEFTKHIEVLEFYKTCGFRVNPDIVLFKNFNDVMDYCMSWREKRDTLPYEIDGIVIKVNSLEQQRILGFTAKSPRWAIAYKFPAEQKTTVINDIIVRVGRTGVLTPTAELTPVRIAGSTVSRATLHNEDYIKEKDIRIGDTVVVQKAGDVIPEVVEVIKEKRTGNEKVFKMPHRCPECGAEAIRLPGEAAYRCTGVSCPAQIRRSIIHFVSRDAMDIRGLGEAIVTQLLSEGLIKDAADIYKLTREDLVPLERMGEKSAANLLSAIENSKSRPLGRLIYALGIPFIGSKAATILADAFGSMEKLEKATYEELIDIPEIGDKMAESIVTFFKQDQTRRLLSRLKAAGVNMGAEKKEKSEEGPSPFKDLTFVLTGTLKHYTRPQATEIIEKLGGKVTGSVSKKTDYVVVGEDPGSKYDKAVKLGVKILNEEQFEQMLGRNM; encoded by the coding sequence TTGGACAAAGGAAAGGCCGAAGCCCGCATTAAAGACCTAAGGGAAAAAATAAATTACCACAACAAGCAATACTATGTCTATGACAACCCTGTTATATCCGATGCCGAATATGATAAACTGATGCGGGAACTGGAAAGTCTTGAAAGGGAGTTTCCGGAGTTCGTAACCCCCGATTCCCCCACCCAGAGGGTGGGCGGGGAGCCCCTGCCGGCCTTCCGTCAGGTGACTCACCGGGTGCCCATGATGAGCCTTGCCGATGCCTTTGATGAAGGAGAACTTAAAGATTTTCACCGGCGGGTGACGGAAGCCGTGGGACAGGATGTGGAGTATGTGGTGGAGCTCAAGATAGACGGGCTTGCCATCTCCCTGACATATGAAAACGGGCTTCTTATAACGGCGGCTACCCGGGGAGATGGAGTAGTGGGGGAGGATGTGACCCAAAACATCAAGACCATAAAGAGCGTACCTCTGCGCCTGGATTTTCCTGAAGATAAAAAGCCTTCTATAATAGAAGTTCGGGGAGAGGTTTACCTTCCCAAAGAAGGATTTAGAAAGCTCAACGAAGAGCGGGAGGATATGGAGCTTCCACTCTTTGCTAACCCTCGAAATGCGGCGGCGGGGTCCCTCCGGCAGCTAGACCCAAAAATCACTGCTTCCAGGCCCCTTTCTACCTTCATGTACGCCCTGGGGCACGTAGAAGGAGTAGAATTTACCAAACATATAGAGGTATTAGAGTTTTATAAAACCTGTGGGTTTCGGGTAAACCCCGATATAGTGCTTTTTAAAAACTTCAATGATGTCATGGATTACTGCATGAGCTGGAGGGAAAAAAGGGATACGCTGCCTTACGAAATAGACGGCATTGTAATAAAGGTAAATTCTCTTGAACAACAGCGCATCCTGGGCTTCACCGCCAAAAGCCCCCGTTGGGCCATCGCATATAAATTTCCTGCGGAGCAAAAAACTACGGTCATAAACGATATCATAGTCCGGGTAGGAAGGACCGGGGTTTTGACCCCCACGGCGGAGCTTACACCGGTCCGCATCGCAGGTTCTACGGTCAGCAGGGCTACCCTCCACAATGAGGATTATATAAAGGAAAAAGATATTCGCATAGGAGATACTGTGGTAGTGCAAAAGGCCGGTGATGTGATACCGGAAGTGGTAGAGGTCATAAAAGAAAAGCGCACCGGTAATGAAAAAGTTTTTAAAATGCCCCACCGTTGCCCGGAATGCGGAGCCGAGGCCATAAGGCTTCCGGGTGAGGCCGCCTATCGGTGCACGGGGGTTTCCTGCCCGGCTCAAATAAGGCGGAGCATCATACACTTTGTATCAAGGGATGCCATGGATATCCGGGGCCTGGGGGAAGCCATCGTAACGCAGCTTCTATCGGAAGGCCTTATAAAGGATGCGGCAGATATCTATAAACTCACCCGGGAGGACCTGGTACCCCTGGAGCGAATGGGGGAAAAATCCGCCGCCAACTTGCTTTCAGCTATTGAAAATAGTAAGAGCCGGCCCCTGGGAAGACTCATCTATGCCCTGGGCATTCCTTTTATAGGCTCCAAGGCCGCTACTATCCTGGCCGATGCCTTCGGTTCCATGGAGAAACTGGAGAAGGCCACTTATGAAGAACTTATCGATATCCCGGAAATCGGCGACAAAATGGCCGAAAGTATCGTCACCTTTTTTAAACAAGACCAGACCAGACGGCTTCTTTCCCGCCTCAAAGCCGCCGGGGTAAACATGGGAGCGGAAAAGAAAGAAAAGAGCGAAGAAGGCCCTTCGCCGTTTAAAGACCTGACCTTTGTGCTGACGGGGACTCTCAAGCATTACACCCGTCCTCAGGCCACAGAGATCATAGAAAAACTGGGAGGGAAAGTAACCGGCAGTGTGAGCAAAAAGACCGACTACGTGGTGGTAGGAGAGGACCCGGGTTCTAAATACGATAAGGCAGTGAAGCTGGGAGTAAAAATACTGAACGAGGAACAGTTCGAGCAAATGTTAGGTAGAAATATGTAA
- a CDS encoding ASKHA domain-containing protein: protein MRGMIFDCIGSSALNALNRLFWLELVKKVKESGNGITHRLSPGHNDWDIKDQATVFKLLDDGSIGVTLNDSFMMNPVKSLSVVYGIGKGLEISTVDHDCIDCELEDCTYRLMPRKQHHVQVVINGQIREITVSHGANLFFALLENGIHVPNACGGKRTCGKCKVRIEGLKDIDLSPEEQKLLSSDAKGQGFRLACFTAVDQNIKVYIPEDSNKAVILTEGEKEQNIIKSLNPRIKKVAMDLPLPSLEDQRDDVTRLIRGLTVTTSDSAASLEPEVSDIENSIVSASYDKIKIPLQLLSKIPEILKGNKYKVSCVIRQNLDNSSLIEDKSSYEIISVEESKSADKFFGIAVDIGTTTIAAYLYDIKSTRKIDIASSLNPQRIYGADVITRINHTMEDDKGLKQLQKLIIAELNDIITKFCKKNGLSPRHIYELTAVGNTTMMHLFLGIPCKNIANAPYIPAFTDKTETKARELGININPEGYIITLPMVSSYVGADTVAAVLASRMYEKEEIGLLLDIGTNGEIVLGNREKLLACSAAAGPAFEGAGITFGIGGVVGAIDHVDFGKNPIYTTIGGAPPVGLCGSGVVDAIAQLVKWGILEETGKVKQEDEIEGQIPPEILARITDYKDKRAFLLDERTGIYLTQQDVRQIQLAKGAIYAGIKILMNHMGITPGQINRVYFAGGFGNYISVESAVTIGLIPKELKHKVSQIGNAAGTGAIMALLSDDELKIANDIKNRIKYIELSAESSFQEEFMGAMYF from the coding sequence ATGCGGGGCATGATATTTGACTGTATAGGCAGTTCTGCTTTAAATGCATTAAACCGTCTTTTCTGGCTGGAACTTGTCAAGAAAGTTAAAGAATCCGGAAACGGCATTACCCACCGCCTTTCCCCGGGGCACAACGATTGGGACATAAAAGACCAGGCCACGGTGTTTAAACTGCTGGACGATGGTTCCATCGGTGTCACCCTTAATGACAGCTTTATGATGAACCCTGTAAAATCTCTGAGCGTAGTTTACGGAATAGGAAAGGGTTTGGAAATTTCCACCGTGGACCATGATTGTATCGACTGTGAATTGGAAGATTGCACTTACAGGCTAATGCCCAGGAAACAGCATCACGTTCAAGTCGTAATAAACGGACAGATAAGAGAAATTACAGTATCTCACGGTGCGAATCTTTTTTTTGCCCTTCTGGAAAACGGCATCCATGTGCCCAATGCCTGTGGAGGCAAGCGGACCTGCGGAAAATGCAAAGTGAGGATAGAAGGTCTAAAAGACATCGATTTAAGTCCGGAAGAGCAAAAACTTTTGTCGTCCGACGCAAAAGGACAGGGTTTTCGCCTGGCCTGTTTTACTGCGGTGGATCAGAATATAAAGGTATATATCCCTGAAGACAGCAACAAAGCCGTCATACTTACGGAAGGGGAAAAGGAACAAAATATCATAAAATCATTGAACCCCCGCATCAAAAAAGTAGCGATGGACCTTCCGCTTCCGTCGCTGGAAGACCAGAGGGATGATGTTACAAGGCTTATCCGAGGTTTAACGGTCACAACTTCCGACTCTGCTGCAAGTTTAGAACCTGAAGTTTCCGATATAGAAAATTCAATAGTTTCGGCAAGTTATGATAAAATAAAGATACCCCTTCAATTATTATCAAAAATCCCGGAAATTCTTAAGGGAAATAAATACAAGGTTTCTTGTGTAATACGGCAAAATTTAGATAATTCATCTTTAATTGAGGATAAAAGCTCTTACGAAATAATTTCAGTAGAAGAATCCAAGAGCGCCGATAAATTCTTCGGCATCGCAGTAGACATTGGAACCACCACCATTGCGGCATATCTTTACGATATAAAATCCACCAGGAAGATAGATATTGCTTCATCGTTAAATCCTCAGAGAATTTACGGAGCAGACGTCATTACCAGGATAAACCATACGATGGAAGATGATAAAGGTCTAAAGCAGCTACAGAAACTTATAATAGCTGAATTGAACGACATCATAACTAAATTTTGTAAGAAAAACGGATTATCGCCCCGGCATATCTATGAGTTAACTGCGGTGGGCAATACCACCATGATGCACCTGTTTTTAGGCATTCCCTGCAAGAACATAGCCAATGCCCCTTACATCCCTGCCTTTACCGATAAAACCGAAACCAAAGCCCGGGAACTGGGAATAAACATAAATCCCGAGGGTTACATCATTACCCTCCCCATGGTTTCCAGCTATGTGGGAGCCGATACCGTGGCTGCGGTCCTGGCCAGCCGTATGTATGAAAAAGAGGAAATAGGACTGCTTTTGGACATAGGCACCAACGGTGAAATAGTCCTGGGTAATAGAGAGAAGTTACTGGCCTGCTCTGCTGCCGCCGGTCCTGCCTTCGAAGGCGCCGGGATAACCTTCGGCATAGGTGGAGTGGTGGGAGCCATAGACCATGTAGATTTTGGCAAGAATCCAATATATACCACCATCGGAGGCGCTCCTCCGGTAGGACTATGCGGCTCGGGAGTCGTAGATGCCATTGCCCAGCTTGTAAAATGGGGAATATTGGAAGAGACCGGGAAGGTGAAACAAGAGGATGAGATCGAGGGCCAAATTCCTCCCGAAATCCTTGCAAGAATTACCGATTATAAAGACAAGAGGGCTTTTCTGCTGGATGAAAGAACCGGCATATACCTTACCCAGCAGGATGTGAGGCAGATACAGCTGGCAAAAGGAGCTATATATGCTGGGATAAAGATACTCATGAACCATATGGGCATTACGCCCGGTCAAATAAATAGGGTCTACTTTGCAGGAGGTTTCGGCAACTATATAAGTGTGGAAAGTGCGGTTACCATAGGCCTTATTCCCAAGGAATTGAAGCATAAAGTTTCTCAGATAGGCAATGCGGCCGGCACGGGCGCTATCATGGCCCTGCTTTCCGATGATGAGCTCAAGATTGCAAACGACATAAAAAACAGGATAAAATATATTGAACTATCTGCTGAGTCGTCTTTCCAGGAAGAGTTTATGGGAGCAATGTATTTTTGA
- a CDS encoding ABC transporter substrate-binding protein: MAIIASLVVTMVVGCGSKGVSDARKKVLKVSMGLAEEEWKVMREDIFPDFEKKYGVKIEPVQMEAGDAVKKLESMHKANAMDIDLITQDNMQLAPLVDKGLMEDLSSYRDMIPKEVIPALVPVGEFSGKLYFMPYRPNVEITFYNEKKFNEYGLKPPTNWEELLQVARTFKEKEGMGRVVIKENLGPDSTIHMFDLIRSAGGDPVVLNDEGSVKAFTFLKELQPYLSPESKKADWNTPNQYLATDSAYLIQNWPFTSVVVVKDGGKKEIKAYHGWSGPVKESHVLGGEVIGIPKNAPNKEMAVKFMEYLMSKEVQEKLTSKLGWPSMRTDAYGKVEDWQKPYFEAVNEALKYAEPRPNLTYWADVDKAVNSALREIIFEGKDIKATLDKYHDAIEQAKKSAGQ, translated from the coding sequence ATGGCGATCATCGCCTCTCTGGTAGTTACAATGGTAGTGGGGTGCGGCAGTAAAGGAGTTTCCGATGCAAGGAAAAAAGTGCTTAAGGTATCTATGGGCCTGGCTGAAGAGGAATGGAAAGTCATGAGGGAAGATATATTCCCGGATTTTGAAAAAAAATATGGAGTAAAAATAGAGCCGGTCCAGATGGAAGCCGGAGATGCGGTTAAAAAGCTGGAGTCCATGCATAAAGCCAATGCCATGGATATAGACCTTATAACTCAGGACAATATGCAGCTGGCGCCGCTGGTTGATAAAGGGCTGATGGAAGACCTTTCTTCCTATAGAGATATGATACCCAAGGAGGTAATCCCGGCGCTGGTCCCGGTGGGTGAGTTTAGCGGAAAACTTTACTTTATGCCCTACAGGCCCAATGTGGAAATTACTTTTTATAACGAGAAAAAGTTTAATGAATATGGTTTAAAACCGCCCACCAACTGGGAAGAACTTTTACAAGTGGCCAGGACTTTTAAGGAAAAGGAAGGCATGGGCAGGGTGGTAATCAAAGAGAATCTTGGCCCTGACAGCACCATTCATATGTTTGACCTCATAAGATCAGCCGGAGGAGATCCTGTAGTACTAAACGATGAAGGCTCAGTTAAAGCCTTTACATTCCTGAAAGAGTTACAACCTTATCTGTCACCCGAGTCCAAGAAAGCCGACTGGAATACTCCCAATCAATATCTAGCAACCGATAGCGCCTATTTGATCCAGAACTGGCCCTTCACTTCCGTTGTGGTGGTAAAAGACGGGGGCAAGAAGGAGATTAAAGCATATCATGGTTGGAGCGGCCCCGTAAAGGAATCACATGTGCTGGGTGGAGAGGTCATCGGCATACCCAAAAACGCCCCCAACAAGGAAATGGCCGTTAAATTTATGGAATATCTCATGAGCAAAGAAGTGCAGGAAAAACTGACATCGAAGCTGGGCTGGCCTTCAATGAGGACCGATGCCTACGGAAAGGTTGAAGATTGGCAGAAACCATACTTTGAGGCTGTGAATGAAGCTTTAAAATATGCTGAACCCAGGCCCAACCTAACATACTGGGCCGATGTAGATAAAGCTGTAAACAGTGCCTTAAGGGAGATAATCTTTGAGGGCAAGGATATAAAGGCTACCCTCGATAAATATCATGATGCCATAGAACAGGCAAAAAAATCTGCCGGCCAATAG